The Aquipuribacter hungaricus DNA window TCCCACAACTCGGGGGGCAGGCCCGACCAGGTCCGCGACTGGGACCGAACGGTCGCGAGACGAGGCCGGCGACGCCCCTTACGTCCCAGTCGCGGAACCGGGACGGACGAGACGGACCAGCCACGGGCCCCGGTCCCGGCTGCTCTGGCACGAGACCCGGCTCCCCAGGTGAGGCGGCTGCGCTCTCGCCCCGCCCCGCCCCGGCCCGGCCCGGCCCGGTCCAGGCCGGTCCTGGACCGGACCGGTCTCACCAGGTGACGCGGCTGCGTTCCCGGCCCGACCCGGGCCAGGTCTATATCGGGACCAGACCGGTCTCGTGAGGTGACGCGACCCCGGTCTCGTCCCACCAAGACCCGGTCCGGGCCTGTCCCGAGACCGGACCGGCCTCGTGAGGTGACGCGGCGCGAACGTGTCCCCCCACGATCCGGTCCAGAACTGTTCTGGGACCAGACCGGGGCCGACGGGTGACGCATCCCCGATCTGGTCCCACAACCGGCTGCACCTCCCTGGGGGCTCACGACTGGGACCGAACGGGTGTCGCAGCCCCGCTCCCGCACCCGTTCGGTCCCAGTCGCGGGGGCACGGACGCACGCCGGCAACCAGGCGACGACAGAGAGGCGCGGCACCCCCGCAGGGGTACCGCGCCTCTCGTGCGCCGGCCCCGTCACGCGGAGGGGGCCGGCGAGTGGGTCAGGGGCGGCCGCGCACCGGGACGGCCGGGCCCTGGACGACCACGTAGGTCGAGGCGGTGACCGCCCCGGCCGTGGCGGTCAGGGTCTGGCGACCGCGGTCGGCGCCCGCGGGCACCGTGACGCTCGCCGTGGCCGTGCCGTCCGCGCCGACCACGACGGAGCCGAGGTCGAACGAGGAACCCCGGCGGGCGCCGAGGATGAGCTCGACCGTGCTGCCGGCGACGTAGCCGGTCAGCCGGACGGGCACCGTGGAGCCGAGGCGCAGGTGCCGGTCCTCGACGGTGACCACGGGGTCGGGCTCGGGCTCGGGCTCGACCACCGGGGCGGCGACGAGCTCGCCGACCCCCCAGCGCGCCGTGCTCTGGTAGCCCAGGCCCGTCGGGTCCGCCCAGGAGCGGACGGACGTGCGCGCGCCGGCGGTGGCGTCGTTGACCTGGAAGTCCAGGCCCTGGAAGGAGCCCAGGCCGCCGGACTCGAGCAGGCTGACCGACGCCTCGACGACGTAGCCGCCGGGGACGACGCGGGTGGCCGAGACCAGCCGGTTCTGCTGGAACGCCTCGTCGCCGGTGCCGAACGACGTCGCGCCGAGGTAGCTGATCCGGATCTGCGTGTCGTCGTAGCGGTAGGGACCGTTCTTGACGTTGCCCGTGTCGAGGAAGATCTCGAGCGAGTCCTGGATCCACGGGTCGGAGCCCGTCGCGTCCAGGGTCGGGTCGGTGACCTCGGCCAGCACGTACAGCGTCTGGTCGCGCCACAGGGTCCGGACGGCGGCGGTGGCCCCGCCCGTCCCCTCGATCTGCTTGTCGGTCGTCACCACGGACGCCGCGGACCAGGCCGCGTCGACCGTGCCGTCGATCGTCGGCGCCGCCGAGGTCTCGACGACCTCGGTGTACGACAGCGCCTCGACCAGGGTGAGCGTGCCGAGCGCGCCGGGCGTGTTCCACCCCGACGTCGCGATGCCGTCGGTGACCCGCAGGTCGAAGCCGACCTGGTCGCCCTCGGCCGCGCCGGTCACCGGCAGGTGCACGACGACGTCGTAGCCGGCGGCCGTCGTGGTGACGACGCCCCGCACCGAGCCGGTGCCGTCGCGGCGGAAGGTGTGCTCGACCCCGTCGACGACGAGGGTGAGCCCGTCCGCGGCCTGCACGGTGGCGTCGGTGACGGACACGTAGGCCGTGAGGTGGTCGCCCGCCCAGCGGAGCTGGAAGTCGGCGACGTCCTCGACCGGGAACAGCGGGAGCCGGTCCCAGACGCCCGAGGAGGGGGCGTCGGCGGTGAGCGGCAGGTCGCCGGCGAACACGAACTCCGCCTGCTGGCGGGCCGGGAGCTCGCCGTCGACAGCCCCGTAGTACGCGGGCTTGCCGGTGAGCGTGTCGTCGAAGAGCAGCGGCGCGCCGGAGTCGACCCGCCAGCTGCGCCCGTCCGTCAGGCCCCACACCGTGACCGAGAAGAGCTCCTCGGAGTACTCCCGGAAGACCCGGAACGCGTCGCGGTAGTAGTAGCCCTGCTCGACCAGGTTGGCCTGCGTCACCGGGGTGCCGATGGTGACGTCCAGCTCGGACACCACCTGCTGCACCGGCAGGTCGGCGAAGGCCACGATCGCGTCCTCCAGCGCCTGCACCGGCATCGCCAGGCTGACGTGGAACTGGTGGCCGACGGCGTCGACGGGCACGTCGCGGGCCAGGAGCCGCTCGACGAGCGCCTTGAGCCGCGCCTGCTTGCCCGACTGCTCGGTGTTGTAGTCGTTGATGGTCAGCAGGACCGGGCGGTCGCTGCCCTCGGCGGCGTAGACGTCGTTGAACGCCTCGTCCGCGTAGACGAACGCCAGGTCGATGAACTCCTCGCCCAGCACCCGGTACCACTCGCTGCGGCGCAGCCCGTCGGACTCCGCGCGGCCGTCGGAGACGACCTCGTTGACGACGTCGAACGCGGTGAGGGGGTTGGTCTCGCTGCCGAACTCGCCGTACCCGCCGCCGGTGCTCAGCGCCTCCGCCACGGCGAAGATGTGCGTCCGCATCCGGTCGCGCAGGACCTGCTTGTCGGCCTCGCTCGTGGTGAGCGGGGTGCCGTCGGCGGCCTGGAAGAACCACGCCGGGGTCTGGCTGTGCCAGACCAGCGTGTGCCCGTAGACGTCGAGGTCGTTGTCGACCGCGAAGTCCATGAGCGTGGTGGCCTCGGGGTTGGTGCGGAAGGTGCGGTCCGCGGTGTACCAGGCCTCGGGCTTCATGTAGTTCTCGCTGGTCACCTGGTCGAAGTGCCGCAGCAGGAGCTGCGACGCCGCGCCGGTGGTCTCGCGGGAGTCGATCGCCACGCCGGCGGGGAAGTCGACGGTGTCCTCGAGGGGGAGCAGGTCCTCGACCTGGGGCGCGTCCTGCGAGCGGACGACGACGTCGTCGACGTACAGGTCGGCGGTCGTGCCGTCGGGGTAGGCGGTCTCCAGGTACAGGAAGGCCGAGTCCGACGGGGGCAGCTGGTAGGTGGCGGTGACCTGGGTCCAGCCGCCGGAGGTGATACCCGTGAACTGCGCGACGGTGTCGAACGACGTCGCGCCGCCGGAGGTGCGCTGCATGCTCAGCCACACCGGCGCCGAGCCGGAGCCCAGGCGGACCCAGGCGCTGATCTCGTAGGAGGTGCCGGGGGTGAGCAGGCCGGTGACGTCGTAGCCGATGCCGTCGCCCTGGGACGTGCGCCCGGACACCAGCGCCGACTGCGTGCCGGTGTGCGCCTGCGCCGTGGTGACCGCGACGGTGGGGTCGCCGGCCGCGTCGCCGCGCGGGACCCAGCCGCCCAGGCCGTCCTCGAAGTCGGTGGACAGCACGACGCCGCCGCCGGGGGTGCCGGTGCCGCCGTCGGCGGCGCCGCCCTGGGGGAGGGTGAAGGTGAAGCCCTGCGCGAGGCGCTCGTCGACGACCGTGCGCACGGCCGCGACCGTGGCCTCGCGGTTGCCGCCGCCGTCGTGGGCCAGCGCGACCGCTCCCGGGGTGATGGCGCCCCGGAGGTTGGCGGTCAGGGTGGCGACGGAGAGGTCGTTGCCGTCCCAGTCGAGGATGACGTTGCCGAGCCCGAGGGGCTGCATGCCCAGGGCGACGGCGACCTCGGGCGTGACGCCCCAGCTGCCGTTCGGCGCCCGGAAGTACGGCACCTCGGCCTCGGGGTCGCCCAGCGCGGTGCGGATGGTGGCGAGGTTCGCCTTGAGGTCCGCCTCGACCTGCGCCTGGGTGAAGGACCCCATGTCGGCGTAGCTGGTGGAGTGGTTGCACAGGGTGTGGCCCTCGGCGACGATCCGCCGGAGGATCTGGGCGCCGCCCGGGGCGGTGATGTTCTGGCCGATGACGCAGAACGTGGCCGTGACGTCGCGCTCGCCGAGGTAGTCCAGCAGCGCCTCGGTCTCGCCCGGGTTGGGGCCGTCGTCGAACGTCAGCGCGGCCACGTCGCCGGTGCCGCGGGCGCGGCTGACCTGGGCGACGGTCGGGGAGACGGCGCCGCCGAGGACGAAGGACGGGTCGGGGGTGGGGACCCAGGGGCCCTCGCCGCCGCCGTCGCCGTCGCGGGTGATGACGATGTCGTCCACCAGGTAGTCGTAGGGGCCGGTGAGGTCCGCCGTGCCCAGGTACACCTGGAGCGTGGCCGGGTCGGCGTCGGCCGGCGCGGTGAAGGTGCCGCTCACGGTGGTCCACGCGTCGGCCGTCATCGTGGTGTTCCCGACCCACGTGTACGCGGGCTTGACGACGAAGCGGACCCCGGCGGGGCCCGTCGTCCCGGGCGCGAGCCGCGCCCTCATGGTGAAGGTGTGCGGCACGCCGGGCTGGAGCAGCCCGGTGGGGCTCTGGATGCCGTCGAAGTCGGCGGTCCGGCCGCTGACCAGCAGCGCCGGGTCGCCGTCGACGGGGACGACGCTGAGCGCCGGTCCGCCGCTGGCGGTCCACGGCGCGTAGCTGCCGTCGGAGAAGTCGGTGCTGACGACGACCACGGGGTCGTCGCCCGACGTGGTGGCGCCGGTCGCTGCGACGGGTGCCGCCGCGACCGTGCCGCCTGCCACGAGGACGGCCAGCAGGCCGGCTCCCCAGGGCATGCGACGAGGGGTGGTACCTGGCATCTTCTCGCCCCTTTGCGATGGATACGGGTGGGATCCCGGTCACCGTAGGCATGCGCCGAGGAGAAAGGCCAGAGGTCCGACGAACTTTTGTAGAACGTTATCGACATCGTTCTACGTGACAGCGTTGTCAGCGGCCGGGAGAGCGTTCCCACGGCCCCGCAGGGGCTCCGGGCGTACCGCCCGTGCCCGCGGGCCCGGGGGTAGCGGGGTCAGGGCAGGCGGGCACCGGTGAGCCCGGCGAGGCGGTCGAGGAGGGCGTCCTGCAGCGCCGTGCCCGTCGCCGCCGGGTTCGGCTCCTGCACCTCGAACCGCTTGAGGTAGGCCCCGGTCACCCGTGCGCCCTCGTCGTCGGAGGTGGCGAGCCACACCTGTGTCGCGGCGCCGTCCGCGACGTCGTCCGTGGCCTGGGGCCCGCCCATGCGGGTGCGGATCCACCCCGGGTCCACGGTGGTGCTGAGGACGTCCGGCCACAGCCGGGCGACGGCCAGGGCGAGGACCACGTCGTGGAGCTTGCTGTCGGAGTAGGCCTGCATGCCGTCCCACGCCCGCTGCTCCCACTGCAGGTCG harbors:
- a CDS encoding endo-1,4-beta-xylanase; protein product: MPWGAGLLAVLVAGGTVAAAPVAATGATTSGDDPVVVVSTDFSDGSYAPWTASGGPALSVVPVDGDPALLVSGRTADFDGIQSPTGLLQPGVPHTFTMRARLAPGTTGPAGVRFVVKPAYTWVGNTTMTADAWTTVSGTFTAPADADPATLQVYLGTADLTGPYDYLVDDIVITRDGDGGGEGPWVPTPDPSFVLGGAVSPTVAQVSRARGTGDVAALTFDDGPNPGETEALLDYLGERDVTATFCVIGQNITAPGGAQILRRIVAEGHTLCNHSTSYADMGSFTQAQVEADLKANLATIRTALGDPEAEVPYFRAPNGSWGVTPEVAVALGMQPLGLGNVILDWDGNDLSVATLTANLRGAITPGAVALAHDGGGNREATVAAVRTVVDERLAQGFTFTLPQGGAADGGTGTPGGGVVLSTDFEDGLGGWVPRGDAAGDPTVAVTTAQAHTGTQSALVSGRTSQGDGIGYDVTGLLTPGTSYEISAWVRLGSGSAPVWLSMQRTSGGATSFDTVAQFTGITSGGWTQVTATYQLPPSDSAFLYLETAYPDGTTADLYVDDVVVRSQDAPQVEDLLPLEDTVDFPAGVAIDSRETTGAASQLLLRHFDQVTSENYMKPEAWYTADRTFRTNPEATTLMDFAVDNDLDVYGHTLVWHSQTPAWFFQAADGTPLTTSEADKQVLRDRMRTHIFAVAEALSTGGGYGEFGSETNPLTAFDVVNEVVSDGRAESDGLRRSEWYRVLGEEFIDLAFVYADEAFNDVYAAEGSDRPVLLTINDYNTEQSGKQARLKALVERLLARDVPVDAVGHQFHVSLAMPVQALEDAIVAFADLPVQQVVSELDVTIGTPVTQANLVEQGYYYRDAFRVFREYSEELFSVTVWGLTDGRSWRVDSGAPLLFDDTLTGKPAYYGAVDGELPARQQAEFVFAGDLPLTADAPSSGVWDRLPLFPVEDVADFQLRWAGDHLTAYVSVTDATVQAADGLTLVVDGVEHTFRRDGTGSVRGVVTTTAAGYDVVVHLPVTGAAEGDQVGFDLRVTDGIATSGWNTPGALGTLTLVEALSYTEVVETSAAPTIDGTVDAAWSAASVVTTDKQIEGTGGATAAVRTLWRDQTLYVLAEVTDPTLDATGSDPWIQDSLEIFLDTGNVKNGPYRYDDTQIRISYLGATSFGTGDEAFQQNRLVSATRVVPGGYVVEASVSLLESGGLGSFQGLDFQVNDATAGARTSVRSWADPTGLGYQSTARWGVGELVAAPVVEPEPEPDPVVTVEDRHLRLGSTVPVRLTGYVAGSTVELILGARRGSSFDLGSVVVGADGTATASVTVPAGADRGRQTLTATAGAVTASTYVVVQGPAVPVRGRP